A genomic stretch from Vulpes lagopus strain Blue_001 chromosome 11, ASM1834538v1, whole genome shotgun sequence includes:
- the LOC121471515 gene encoding olfactory receptor 6K3-like — translation MASGALLGASTGWCKQEGANLSVVTEFVFTGFPQLQDGGLLYFFPLLFIYAFVVVGNLLIFFAVRMDARLHNPMYNFISTFSFLEVWYTTATIPKMLSNLVSEKKTISMTGCLLQMYFFHSLGNTEGALLTVMAIDRYVAICNPLRYLTIMTPRLCAQLSAGSCIFGLLILLPEIVWISTLPFCGPNQIRQIFCDFTPLLHLACTDASVILVQDVIHALAILITGLIISLSYIRIVTVILGIPSAEGRKKAFSTCAAHIAVFLLFFGSVALMYLRFSATYTPFWDGTIALTFSVLAPFFNPIIYSLRNKDMKDAIKKLLCPQKVFNVPGR, via the exons ATGGCTTCT GGAGCTCTGCTGGGCGCATCAACAGGATGGTGCAAACAGGAGGGTGCAAACCTGTCAGTAGTGACGGAATTTGTCTTCACTGGATTCCCCCAGCTCCAGGATGGTGGCCTCTTGTACTTCTTCCCCTTACTCTTCATCTACGCCTTTGTTGTCGTTGGGAATCTATTGATCTTCTTTGCGGTCAGGATGGACGCCCGCCTCCACAACCCCATGTACAACTTCATCAGCACCTTCTCCTTCCTGGAGGTCTGGTACACCACAGCCACCATCCCCAAGATGCTCTCCAACCTGGTCAGTGAGAAGAAGACCATCTCCATGACCGGCTGCCTCTTGCAGATGTACTTCTTCCATTCCCTTGGGAACACTGAAGGAGCCCTGCTGACTGTCATGGCCATTGACAGGTACGTGGCCATCTGCAACCCACTCCGCTACCTGACCATCATGACCCCTCGGCTGTGTGCTCAGCTCTCTGCAGGCTCTTGTATCTTTGGTCTCCTCATCCTTCTACCTGAGATTGTGTGGATTTCTACTCTGCCCTTCTGTGGCCCCAACCAAATCCGTCAGATCTTCTGTGACTTCACACCGTTATTACATTTAGCCTGTACTGATGCCTCTGTGATCCTGGTGCAAGATGTGATTCATGCTCTGGCCATTCTGATAACAGGTCTGATCATTTCTCTTTCCTACATCAGAATTGTCACCGTGATCCTGGGCATCCCTTCTGCAGAGGGTCGTAAAAAGGCCTTCTCCACCTGTGCCGCCCACATTGCTGTCTTCCTGCTATTTTTCGGCAGCGTGGCCCTCATGTATCTTAGATTCTCTGCCACGTATACACCATTCTGGGATGGTACCATTGCTCTGACCTTCTCTGTCCTCGCCCCCTTTTTCAATCCCATTATATACAGCCTGAGAAATAAGGATATGAAAGATGCTATTAAGAAACTCCTTTGCCCTCAAAAGGTGTTTAATGTACCTGGTAGGTGA
- the LOC121471516 gene encoding olfactory receptor 6K3-like, with protein MEGANRSAVTEFVFTGFPQLQDGGLLYFFPLLFIYAFVVVGNLLIFFAVRMDACLHNPMYNFISTFSFLEVWYTTATIPKMLSNLVSEKKTISMTGCLLQMYFFHSLGNSEGILLITMAIDRYVAICNPLHYQMIMTLRLCAQLSAGSCIFGFLILLPEIVTISTLPFCGPNQIHQIFCDLVPVLRLACTDTSVILVEDVIHAVAIIITILIIALSYIRIVSVILRIPSAEGRQKAFSTCGGHLTVFLIFFGSVSLMYLRFNATYPPALDTAIALMFTVLAPFFNPIIYSLRNKDMKNAIRKLFYLQKASSMSGSSF; from the coding sequence ATGGAGGGTGCAAACCGGTCAGCAGTGACAGAATTTGTCTTCACTGGCTTCCCCCAGCTCCAGGATGGTGGCCTCCTGTACTTCTTCCCCTTACTCTTCATCTAcgcctttgttgttgttgggaaTCTATTGATCTTCTTTGCGGTCAGGATGGACGCCTGCCTCCACAACCCCATGTACAACTTCATCAGCACCTTCTCCTTCCTGGAGGTCTGGTACACCACAGCCACCATCCCCAAGATGCTCTCCAACCTGGTCAGTGAGAAGAAGACCATCTCCATGACCGGCTGCCTCTTGCAGATGTACTTCTTCCATTCCCTTGGGAATTCAGAGGGGATCTTGCTGATCACTATGGCCATTGACAGGTACGTGGCCATCTGCAACCCTCTCCACTACCAGATGATCATGACCCTCCGGCTGTGTGCTCAGCTCTCTGCAGGCTCCTGCATATTTGGCTTCCTCATCCTACTTCCTGAGATTGTAACGATTTCCACACTGCCCTTCTGTGGGCCCAACCAAATCCATCAGATCTTCTGTGACTTGGTGCCAGTGCTGAGGCTGGCCTGTACAGACACGTCCGTGATTCTGGTTGAAGATGTGATCCACGCTGTggccatcatcatcaccatcctaATCATTGCCCTATCCTACATCAGAATTGTCTCTGTGATCCTGAGGATCCCCTCTGCTGAGGGTCGGCAGAAGGCCTTTTCTACCTGTGGGGGCCATCTCACTGTCTTCCTGATTTTCTTTGGCAGTGTGTCCCTCATGTACTTGCGTTTCAATGCCACCTACCCCCCAGCTTTGGACACAGCCATTGCACTGATGTTTACTGTCCTTGCCCCATTCTTCAACCCCATCATTTATAGTCTGAGAAACAAGGACATGAAGAATGCAATTAGAAAACTCTTCTATCTTCAGAAAGCATCGAGCATGTCTGGAAGTTCATTCTGA
- the LOC121472304 gene encoding olfactory receptor 6K2-like has protein sequence MESPNQSTTQEFIFSAFPCSWGSSVSCFVPLLFIYTFIVFGNLVIIIVVQLNAHLHKPMYFFISALSFLEIWYTTATIPKMLASLLSERKSISLNGCLLQMYFFHSTGISEVCLLTAMAFDRYLAICSPLHYPTTMTPRLCAQLTLSCCVCGFITPLPEIAWISTLPFCGSNHLEHIFCDFLPVLRLACTDTQAIVMIQVVDIVHAVEIITAIMLIFMSYVGIVAVILHIRSAEGRRKAFSTCVSHLTVFLLFFGNVALMYLRFSATYSLFWDTVIALAFAVLSPFFNPIIYSLRNKEIKEVIKKHWGQAKTFFYKTKDLK, from the coding sequence ATGGAGAGCCCCAATCAAAGCACCACTCAGGAGTTCATCTTCTCCGCCTTCCCTTGTTCCTGGGGAAGCTCTGTCTCCTGTTTTGTTCCCCTGCTCTTCATTTATACTTTCATTGTCTTCGGCAACCTGGTCATCATCATAGTGGTCCAGCTGAATGCTCACCTCCACAAGCCCATGTACTTCTTCATCAGCGCCCTTTCTTTCCTGGAAATCTGGTACACAACAGCGACCATCCCAAAGATGCTTGCCAGCCTGCTGAGTGAGAGGAAGAGCATTTCCTTAAATGGTTGTCTCCTGCAGATGTACTTCTTCCATTCCACTGGCATCAGTGAGGTTTGTCTGTTGACAGCAATGGCCTTTGACCGCTACCTGGCCATCTGCAGCCCTCTTCATTATCCCACTACCATGACCCCCAGGCTGTGTGCCCAACTGACTTTAAGTTGCTGTGTTTGCGGCTTTATCACGCCTCTCCCTGAGATTGCCTGGATCTCCACACTGCCATTTTGTGGCTCTAATCATCTTGAGCACATCTTCTGTGACTTCCTCCCCGTGCTACGCTTGGCCTGCACAGACACACAAGCCATCGTCATGATTCAGGTAGTGGATATTGTCCATGCAGTGGAGATTATTACAGCTATAATGCTCATTTTCATGTCCTATGTTGGTATTGTGGCTGTAATTCTACATATTAGGTCAGCTGAAGGCCGACGCAAGGCGTTTTCCACGTGCGTCTCCCACCTCactgtttttttgcttttttttggcAATGTGGCCCTCATGTACCTACGCTTCTCTGCCACCTACTCCTTATTCTGGGATACAGTCATTGCTCTGGCCTTTGCAGTTTTGTCTCCCTTCTTCAACCCCATCATCTATAGCCTGAGgaataaagagataaaggaagtgATAAAAAAACACTGGGGTCAAGCTAAAACCTTTTTTTATAAGACCAAGGACCTCAAGTAA